One Bacteroidota bacterium genomic region harbors:
- a CDS encoding uracil-DNA glycosylase — MACALDALYAELITCRACPRLVAWREAIGRSKRTAYRDWDYWARPVPGFGDPEARLLIFGLAPGAHGANRTGRMFTGDASGDFLYRALFELGWASQPTSRARGDGLLLRGVYVTAAVRCAPPQNRPERREILRCAEWTRQELALLPQLRAYVALGRIAHEALLRHYGLSPHRHPFAHGAVYELPDRRWLVGSYHVSRQNTQTGRLTASMFRAVLEEAGRRAGLR; from the coding sequence ATGGCCTGCGCCCTCGATGCGCTGTACGCTGAGCTCATCACCTGCCGCGCCTGTCCGCGTTTGGTCGCTTGGCGGGAGGCGATCGGCCGGAGCAAGCGCACCGCCTACCGGGATTGGGACTATTGGGCTCGGCCCGTTCCGGGCTTCGGAGATCCGGAGGCGCGGCTGCTCATTTTCGGGCTCGCCCCTGGCGCGCACGGGGCCAACCGCACCGGGCGCATGTTCACGGGAGACGCCTCAGGGGACTTCTTATACCGAGCCCTCTTCGAGCTGGGCTGGGCCAGCCAGCCCACGTCCCGGGCTCGGGGTGATGGCCTGCTGTTACGGGGGGTTTACGTGACGGCTGCTGTGCGCTGCGCGCCCCCTCAGAACCGGCCTGAGCGGCGCGAGATCCTGCGCTGCGCGGAGTGGACGCGTCAGGAGCTTGCGCTGCTGCCTCAGCTAAGGGCGTACGTAGCTTTAGGTCGGATCGCCCATGAGGCCCTCCTGCGCCACTACGGGCTTTCGCCGCATCGGCATCCCTTTGCGCACGGCGCCGTCTACGAACTTCCGGACCGCCGTTGGCTAGTTGGAAGCTATCACGTATCGCGTCAGAACACGCAGACCGGCCGTCTGACGGCCTCTATGTTTCGGGCCGTACTCGAGGAGGCCGGACGCAGAGCGGGCTTGCGTTAA
- a CDS encoding tetratricopeptide repeat protein yields the protein MRPLLVCWALALMLLGADLSKAQEAPSDGRIARFRLADSYLRSGQVERALPILEDLYRSDPGSYVFYDKLREAYTALKRYGEAERLVRDQLARQPDNPTLWCDLASVQLAQGRREEALRSWNRALEIAPMQPQVYRIVYYSQFNNRLPEEAARTLLEGRRRLNNPTLFALDLAMLYSATGQYEAAVQEYLAHLQAEPQQLGFVRARLGRMLEDSTLAPQIIRLVERGVQREPLLRVYRELLAWLYLETGRYEEAYRAIRALDRLENAGGQLLFRFAEQAYAAQAWEAARQAYEELSRQSANTSLVRLASLRLGEIYERLATASGDSAQYRAALLHYETYARQSADPVSSGEIWLRLGRLYREVFRDLSASRGYLERVLESSQAEPEQVLGALYELGQLALEEGNLEQARLRFIRLTARAQEGELYDQARLQLAWLDFYQGAFESALGLADVLSQSTDRDIANDAIALKVLIQENRGPDSSSASEPLRRYAQAALLVAQRRYREALEAIAQAQASPELNPLMDAFYMLQAEVYRRTRNWERLVATYRLVTERFAHSFQAERAWLALGQLYEEVLRDPTQALRAYETLLERYPQSVFGDEARSRIRRLRGEAL from the coding sequence ATGCGGCCTCTGCTTGTCTGCTGGGCCCTAGCGCTCATGCTGCTCGGAGCCGATCTGAGCAAAGCCCAAGAGGCGCCTTCGGATGGGCGAATCGCCCGTTTTCGTCTGGCCGACTCCTATCTGCGATCCGGGCAGGTTGAGCGGGCTTTGCCGATTCTGGAGGATTTGTACCGGTCCGATCCCGGTTCGTACGTCTTTTACGACAAACTCCGGGAGGCCTACACGGCCCTGAAGCGCTACGGGGAAGCCGAGCGGCTGGTGCGCGATCAGCTGGCCCGACAGCCGGACAACCCCACGCTGTGGTGCGATCTCGCCTCCGTACAGCTAGCCCAGGGGCGACGGGAGGAGGCGCTGCGGTCCTGGAACCGGGCCCTTGAGATCGCCCCCATGCAGCCCCAAGTGTATCGGATCGTCTACTACTCGCAATTCAACAACCGGCTGCCCGAAGAAGCCGCGCGCACTCTTCTAGAGGGCCGACGAAGGCTCAACAACCCCACGCTTTTCGCCTTGGATCTGGCCATGCTCTACAGCGCCACGGGCCAGTACGAGGCGGCCGTGCAGGAGTACCTGGCGCACCTTCAGGCTGAACCCCAGCAGTTGGGCTTTGTGCGGGCCCGGCTGGGCCGGATGCTGGAGGATTCCACGCTCGCGCCCCAGATAATCCGGCTTGTGGAGCGCGGGGTGCAGCGCGAACCGCTGCTGCGCGTCTATCGGGAGCTTTTGGCTTGGCTGTATCTGGAAACGGGGCGTTACGAGGAGGCCTACCGCGCGATACGGGCCCTGGATCGACTCGAAAACGCCGGAGGGCAGCTGCTTTTTCGCTTCGCCGAACAGGCCTACGCCGCCCAGGCCTGGGAGGCCGCCCGACAGGCCTATGAGGAGCTCAGCCGGCAATCGGCCAACACGAGCCTAGTCCGGCTTGCCAGCTTGCGGCTGGGGGAGATCTACGAGCGCCTAGCCACAGCAAGCGGGGACAGCGCGCAATATCGGGCCGCTCTGCTGCACTACGAAACCTACGCACGGCAGAGCGCCGATCCGGTCTCTTCGGGGGAGATCTGGCTGCGCCTGGGCCGGTTATATCGGGAGGTGTTCCGGGACCTCTCCGCCTCGCGAGGATACCTGGAGCGGGTCCTGGAGAGCTCTCAAGCTGAGCCCGAGCAGGTGCTCGGCGCCCTTTACGAACTGGGTCAGCTTGCGCTCGAAGAGGGCAACCTCGAACAGGCCCGGCTGCGCTTTATCCGGCTCACCGCACGGGCCCAGGAGGGCGAACTCTACGATCAGGCCCGGCTGCAGCTGGCCTGGCTGGATTTCTACCAAGGCGCCTTCGAAAGCGCCTTGGGGCTAGCCGATGTGCTCTCCCAGAGCACCGATCGCGACATCGCCAACGACGCGATCGCGCTCAAGGTGCTTATCCAGGAAAACCGTGGCCCTGACTCTTCGTCCGCCTCCGAGCCCTTGCGCCGCTACGCACAGGCGGCCCTGCTTGTAGCCCAACGCCGCTACCGGGAAGCCCTAGAGGCGATCGCCCAGGCCCAGGCGAGCCCGGAGCTCAACCCCCTGATGGATGCGTTCTATATGCTGCAGGCCGAGGTTTACCGTCGCACCCGAAACTGGGAGCGTCTGGTGGCCACGTATCGGCTGGTAACGGAACGTTTCGCGCACTCCTTTCAAGCCGAGCGAGCCTGGCTTGCGCTGGGGCAGCTTTACGAGGAGGTGTTGCGCGATCCGACGCAGGCCCTGCGGGCCTATGAGACGCTGCTGGAACGATATCCCCAAAGTGTTTTCGGCGACGAGGCGCGATCCCGCATACGGCGGCTGCGAGGAGAGGCGTTATGA
- a CDS encoding aminotransferase class V-fold PLP-dependent enzyme: MLSRRQFLGRTVGWTGLAVAALREDGLARILEASGGLDPHRSPEEVARDEDFWAEVQQAFAVDRTLINLNNGGVCPSPRMVHEALKQYLDYSNLAPVLHMWRHLEPRIESVRAALARHFGCDPEELAITRNASEALEIAQLGVDLKPGDEVITTTQDYPRMLTTWDQRARRDRIAVRKITFPVPLLEPQEFVRRIEAAITPRTRILHICHVINITGQILPVREVCRLAHQYGLEVIVDGAHAFAHFPFTVADLDCDYYGTSLHKWLCAPIGTGFLYVRREKIPRLWPLMGAPADMTANIRKFEEIGTHPAAPHNAIAEALAFHEAIGVERKAARLRYLNRRWAERVRAYERVRFLTNLDDPGQWCGLLVVDVQGVDPVKLADWLLERHRIIVTPIVHPEFQGIRVTPNVYTRLSEIDYFADVLERVVQGQVPGVAAH, encoded by the coding sequence ATGCTATCGCGCAGGCAATTTCTGGGCCGCACAGTGGGCTGGACCGGTCTGGCCGTGGCCGCATTGCGCGAAGATGGGCTGGCGCGGATTCTAGAGGCCTCAGGCGGCCTGGATCCCCATCGGTCGCCGGAGGAGGTGGCCCGCGATGAGGACTTCTGGGCCGAGGTCCAGCAGGCCTTCGCTGTGGACCGAACCCTGATCAACCTCAACAACGGCGGGGTATGCCCGAGTCCGCGCATGGTGCATGAGGCCCTGAAGCAATATTTAGACTACTCCAACCTGGCGCCGGTTCTGCACATGTGGCGCCATCTTGAGCCCCGCATCGAGTCCGTGCGCGCGGCCTTGGCGCGGCACTTCGGCTGCGATCCCGAGGAGCTGGCCATCACCCGAAACGCGAGCGAAGCGCTGGAGATCGCGCAGCTGGGTGTCGACCTTAAACCGGGCGATGAGGTCATTACGACCACGCAGGACTATCCGCGTATGCTCACAACCTGGGACCAGCGGGCGCGCCGGGACCGGATCGCGGTGCGCAAGATCACCTTTCCCGTGCCCTTGCTGGAGCCCCAGGAGTTTGTGCGGCGCATTGAAGCCGCCATCACCCCGCGGACGCGGATCCTACACATCTGCCACGTGATCAACATCACGGGCCAGATCCTGCCCGTGCGCGAGGTCTGCCGTCTGGCGCATCAATACGGCCTAGAGGTGATCGTGGACGGGGCGCACGCCTTTGCCCACTTTCCCTTCACTGTGGCGGATCTGGACTGCGACTACTACGGCACCAGCCTGCACAAATGGCTGTGCGCTCCGATCGGCACGGGGTTTTTGTACGTGCGCCGGGAGAAAATCCCGCGCCTTTGGCCGCTTATGGGGGCGCCAGCGGACATGACGGCCAACATCCGCAAATTCGAGGAGATTGGCACGCACCCGGCGGCCCCCCACAACGCCATCGCCGAGGCGCTGGCCTTTCATGAGGCCATTGGGGTGGAGCGCAAGGCGGCCCGTTTGCGCTACCTGAACCGGCGCTGGGCCGAGCGCGTGCGCGCCTACGAACGGGTTCGCTTCCTTACCAACCTCGATGATCCGGGGCAATGGTGTGGGCTGCTTGTGGTGGACGTCCAGGGGGTGGATCCAGTCAAGCTGGCCGATTGGCTCCTGGAGCGCCATCGGATCATCGTGACCCCGATCGTGCATCCGGAGTTTCAAGGTATCCGGGTGACGCCCAACGTATACACGCGTCTTTCGGAGATCGACTACTTCGCGGACGTTCTGGAGCGCGTTGTGCAGGGTCAGGTGCCCGGGGTCGCGGCCCATTAA
- a CDS encoding VOC family protein, whose product MKLRGLSRIVLRANRLPETENFYRDILGLPVRYRIGRDGVVLAVGPDELVLRQAEAGLSSEAPDPRLAHFGFDLPHPEDVDRWAKRFREAGVPILWGPFWRAGRRVLFILDPDGNRIELSAPGEQAELQGQIQGRGRMR is encoded by the coding sequence ATGAAGCTACGCGGCTTATCGCGAATCGTATTGCGGGCCAACAGGCTCCCCGAAACCGAAAACTTCTATCGGGACATCTTGGGGCTACCTGTGCGCTATCGCATCGGCCGCGACGGGGTGGTATTGGCCGTGGGGCCAGATGAACTAGTCCTGCGCCAGGCCGAGGCGGGTTTGTCTTCGGAGGCCCCAGATCCGCGGCTAGCGCACTTCGGATTCGACCTCCCTCATCCGGAGGACGTTGACCGATGGGCGAAGCGTTTTCGAGAAGCCGGTGTCCCGATCCTGTGGGGGCCGTTTTGGCGCGCGGGCAGGCGCGTGCTCTTTATCCTGGACCCCGATGGCAACCGCATCGAGCTATCCGCTCCGGGGGAGCAGGCGGAGCTCCAAGGACAAATCCAAGGCCGGGGCCGAATGCGTTAG
- the rpiB gene encoding ribose 5-phosphate isomerase B — translation MKLLIGSDHAGYARKQALVRHLIESGWDVEDLGTHSPEATDYPDYAVAVAEGVARGEAEAGILLCGTGNGVCMTANKVPGIRAALAWNPELARLARAHNNANILCLPARFITDEEAIAIARAWLEAAFEGGRHARRIEKVHALTGR, via the coding sequence ATGAAGCTGCTCATCGGATCCGATCACGCAGGCTACGCCCGCAAGCAGGCGCTTGTGCGCCACCTGATCGAGTCGGGCTGGGACGTGGAGGACTTGGGCACCCACAGCCCGGAGGCGACCGACTATCCGGACTACGCCGTGGCCGTGGCCGAAGGCGTGGCCCGCGGTGAAGCCGAAGCGGGCATTCTGCTCTGCGGCACCGGAAACGGCGTCTGCATGACGGCCAACAAGGTCCCCGGCATCCGGGCGGCTCTGGCCTGGAACCCGGAGCTAGCCCGGTTGGCCCGCGCGCACAACAACGCCAATATCCTCTGCTTGCCTGCTCGCTTCATCACAGACGAGGAGGCGATCGCGATCGCGCGCGCTTGGTTGGAGGCCGCCTTCGAAGGCGGCCGGCATGCGCGCCGCATCGAAAAAGTACACGCGCTCACCGGTCGATAG
- a CDS encoding D-aminoacylase — MRTGRALGVLCALFAGCASLRPAGSEAPYDWVITGGRIVDGTGNPWFYGDLAIRGDRIARIAPPGMLDQAPARRRLAVPGLVVAPGFIDIQSHSREAFLRGDGRVLSKVTQGVTTEILGEGWTDAPVNEQILRTADPADRPLLERFQGPRGFRAWLEYLQARGLSVNVGSFLGASTVRQYVKGLSMGPATPEELDSMRALVRRAMQDGAFGLASALIYPPGSFASTEELIALCREIAPFGGIYITHLRSEADRLLEALDEALRIGREAGVPVEIYHLKAAGVRNWHKAALAVAHIDSARRAGLDVAANVYPYTAGGTGLSACLPPWAAAEGRLFDNLRDPEMRRRIRAEIERPSSTWENLCELATPEGVLLLGLRRSEHQRFIGRRLSEVASELGKDWIEVVMDLLLAEGQPIASVYFLMSEENLKLALGQPWIKIGTDAGGFDPATARGPVHPRAYGTYPRILGRYVRQEGLLSLEEAIRKMTSAVANRLQIRDRGLLREGLYADIVIFDPVRIRDRATFEDPHQLSDGVLYVFVNGEPVLWQGRHTGARPGRIVWGPGRQERP, encoded by the coding sequence ATGCGCACAGGCCGAGCCCTGGGTGTCCTTTGCGCCCTTTTTGCCGGCTGCGCCAGCCTGCGCCCCGCCGGATCTGAAGCGCCCTACGATTGGGTCATCACGGGGGGACGGATCGTAGACGGCACGGGAAACCCGTGGTTTTATGGCGACTTGGCGATCCGGGGAGATCGGATCGCGCGCATAGCCCCGCCGGGCATGCTGGATCAGGCCCCGGCGCGCAGGCGGCTAGCGGTGCCTGGTCTTGTCGTGGCCCCGGGCTTTATCGATATCCAGAGCCATTCCCGTGAGGCCTTTCTGCGCGGCGACGGCCGCGTCTTAAGCAAGGTCACCCAAGGGGTGACTACGGAAATCCTCGGAGAAGGCTGGACGGACGCCCCTGTAAACGAGCAGATCCTCCGCACGGCCGACCCAGCAGATCGGCCCCTTCTGGAGCGCTTTCAGGGCCCTCGTGGATTTCGCGCCTGGTTGGAATACCTGCAGGCGCGCGGACTATCTGTCAACGTGGGCTCGTTTCTGGGGGCGAGCACCGTGCGCCAGTACGTCAAAGGCCTCTCCATGGGGCCGGCCACGCCGGAGGAGCTCGACAGCATGCGCGCCCTAGTGCGCCGCGCCATGCAGGATGGCGCCTTCGGACTGGCCTCGGCCCTGATTTACCCACCGGGCAGCTTCGCCTCCACGGAGGAGTTGATCGCCCTCTGTCGGGAAATAGCGCCCTTCGGAGGGATCTACATCACGCACCTGCGCTCCGAGGCCGACCGGCTCCTGGAGGCCCTGGATGAGGCGCTGCGCATCGGCCGCGAAGCCGGGGTGCCGGTGGAGATCTACCATCTGAAAGCCGCCGGCGTGCGCAACTGGCACAAGGCCGCGCTGGCCGTGGCCCACATCGATTCGGCGCGCCGGGCCGGGCTCGACGTGGCGGCCAACGTGTATCCTTATACAGCCGGCGGCACGGGGCTCAGCGCCTGTCTGCCGCCTTGGGCGGCGGCTGAGGGGAGGCTCTTCGACAACCTGCGCGATCCGGAGATGCGTCGCCGCATCCGGGCTGAGATCGAACGCCCCAGCTCAACGTGGGAGAACCTCTGCGAACTGGCCACCCCCGAAGGGGTGCTCCTGTTAGGTCTTAGGCGGTCTGAACATCAGCGCTTCATCGGCCGGAGGCTATCGGAGGTGGCCTCCGAACTGGGCAAGGATTGGATCGAGGTGGTCATGGACTTGCTTTTGGCCGAGGGCCAACCGATCGCCTCGGTCTATTTCCTCATGAGCGAGGAGAACCTAAAGCTCGCCCTCGGGCAGCCCTGGATTAAAATCGGCACCGATGCGGGCGGCTTTGATCCCGCCACGGCTCGCGGACCTGTGCATCCGCGCGCTTATGGGACCTATCCGCGCATCCTGGGCCGCTACGTGCGCCAGGAGGGCCTACTGAGCCTAGAGGAGGCCATCCGCAAGATGACTTCCGCCGTGGCCAACCGGCTGCAGATCCGCGACCGGGGTCTGCTTCGGGAGGGCCTTTACGCGGACATCGTGATCTTCGACCCCGTCCGAATCCGCGACCGGGCCACCTTCGAGGATCCGCATCAACTCTCCGATGGTGTGCTATACGTCTTCGTCAACGGAGAGCCCGTGCTCTGGCAGGGGCGTCACACGGGCGCCCGACCGGGCCGGATCGTCTGGGGTCCGGGTCGCCAGGAGCGCCCCTGA
- the tatC gene encoding twin-arginine translocase subunit TatC has product MEPLIVGRTEEPARSRPSAFEEPSAEMSFWDHLEELRWRLIKGLSGLLAGVVLVALFADWVMHHILLGPARADFFMYRLLGLEGVDLALQNRRLPGQFVTYWGTILLLGAILGSPVLIYQLWAFIKPGLYPHERRAMRWAVGFVSLCFLLGAAFGYLVLMPAATRFFARFQIDPQVQNIIDINTYFGMMAMLVIASGLLFEMPVLAYFLSKIGLLSPQLMRRFRRHAYVAILILSGVLTPSPDPFTQTLLAVPLVALYETSIGISSVVAHRRQRELERLAYGASSKA; this is encoded by the coding sequence ATGGAACCCCTTATCGTAGGCCGAACCGAAGAGCCGGCCCGCAGCCGACCCTCCGCTTTTGAGGAGCCGTCTGCGGAGATGTCCTTTTGGGATCATCTGGAGGAGCTTCGCTGGCGGCTCATTAAGGGACTTTCCGGCCTGCTCGCAGGGGTTGTGCTGGTGGCGCTTTTCGCCGACTGGGTGATGCATCATATCCTGCTTGGGCCGGCGCGGGCGGACTTCTTCATGTACCGGTTGCTGGGCCTTGAGGGGGTGGACCTGGCCCTGCAGAACCGCCGACTGCCCGGACAGTTCGTCACATATTGGGGCACGATCTTGCTTTTGGGGGCGATCCTGGGATCGCCGGTCCTGATCTATCAGCTTTGGGCCTTCATCAAGCCGGGCCTGTATCCGCACGAACGCCGCGCCATGCGCTGGGCCGTAGGCTTCGTCTCCCTGTGCTTTCTGCTCGGGGCTGCGTTCGGATACCTTGTGCTGATGCCCGCGGCCACCCGGTTTTTCGCCCGCTTTCAGATCGATCCGCAGGTGCAAAACATCATCGACATCAATACGTACTTCGGCATGATGGCCATGTTGGTCATAGCCAGCGGCTTGCTGTTCGAAATGCCCGTTTTGGCCTACTTCCTGTCTAAAATCGGTCTGCTATCGCCGCAGCTGATGCGCCGCTTCCGCCGGCATGCCTACGTGGCCATCTTGATTCTATCGGGCGTGCTAACGCCCTCTCCGGATCCGTTTACGCAGACGTTGCTGGCCGTGCCCCTGGTGGCGCTTTATGAGACGAGCATCGGGATCTCATCCGTGGTCGCCCACCGCCGCCAGCGGGAACTGGAACGCCTCGCCTACGGGGCGTCCTCCAAGGCCTGA
- a CDS encoding DUF1028 domain-containing protein → MGSKALWAALFVGAACWGSADRVFWSERLVGTFSMVALDPETGDLGVVVQSKFPNVRPIVPWAEAGVGAVATQSYARLDYARRGLALMRQGATAEEALRICLREDPHPELRQVGMVDARGNAASWTGSACFDWAGSNAGGNVGAKGRLVVGRFFAAQGNILAGPEVVAAMVRAFEERRGPLAERLLAALVAGGQAGGDQRGEQSAALLVVRQGAGYDGLDNYIDISVYDHPSPIQELVRLYRLHQLYFSRSRPEDLIPITPDIARELQQIWRARGFYSGPINGRVDTLFQRILIDFMGWENYDMRIEEVQRVNLLRGDTLKIDRVVLEDIRRTFREGRWRPRTR, encoded by the coding sequence ATGGGGAGCAAAGCGCTATGGGCGGCCTTGTTCGTGGGGGCCGCCTGCTGGGGCAGCGCCGACCGGGTTTTTTGGTCGGAGCGGCTTGTGGGCACCTTCTCGATGGTCGCCCTTGACCCCGAAACGGGCGATCTGGGCGTGGTGGTGCAGTCCAAGTTCCCGAACGTGCGGCCCATAGTGCCCTGGGCCGAGGCCGGTGTGGGAGCGGTGGCCACGCAGTCGTATGCGCGTCTGGACTACGCCCGGCGCGGTTTGGCGCTCATGCGCCAGGGCGCGACGGCCGAGGAGGCCCTGCGCATCTGCCTGCGCGAGGATCCCCATCCGGAGCTGCGCCAGGTGGGCATGGTGGATGCCCGGGGCAACGCCGCCTCCTGGACGGGGTCGGCCTGCTTCGACTGGGCCGGATCAAACGCTGGAGGCAACGTGGGGGCGAAGGGGCGGCTCGTGGTGGGCCGGTTTTTTGCAGCTCAAGGCAACATCCTGGCCGGTCCCGAGGTCGTAGCGGCCATGGTGCGCGCTTTCGAGGAGAGACGCGGTCCCTTGGCCGAGCGCCTCCTGGCGGCCCTCGTGGCGGGCGGGCAGGCCGGAGGGGATCAACGCGGCGAGCAATCGGCCGCGCTCTTGGTCGTGCGCCAGGGGGCCGGCTACGATGGACTGGACAACTACATCGACATCTCCGTCTACGACCATCCGAGCCCGATCCAGGAGCTTGTGCGCCTGTATCGGCTGCATCAGCTCTACTTTAGCCGCTCCAGGCCCGAGGATCTTATCCCGATCACCCCCGATATCGCGCGGGAGCTGCAGCAGATTTGGCGGGCGCGCGGTTTTTACAGCGGCCCGATCAACGGCCGGGTCGATACGCTCTTTCAGCGGATCTTGATCGACTTTATGGGCTGGGAAAACTACGATATGCGCATAGAGGAGGTGCAGCGCGTAAACCTCTTGCGAGGAGATACGCTCAAGATCGACCGCGTGGTGCTAGAGGACATCCGCCGCACGTTTCGCGAGGGGCGCTGGCGGCCGCGGACCCGCTAA
- a CDS encoding serine hydroxymethyltransferase, producing MRTPLRLQDPEAYRILSREVERQNTVLELIASENFVSRAVLEAMGSALTNKYAEGLPGRRYYGGCQFVDEAERLAQERAKQLFGAEWVNVQPHSGAQANAAVYLTLLKPGDVFLGLNLAHGGHLTHGSPVNFSGILYRAEYYGVHPETGRIDMNEVREKARRIRPKLISIGASAYPRDFDYAAFREIADEVGAFLWMDMAHTAGLIAAKLLNDPLPHCHVVSTTTHKTLRGPRGGMLLMGRDFENPFGIVAPKSGRPKRMSELFDSSVFPGIQGGPLMHVILGKAVAFGEALQPSFVAYARQVIRNAQALAERLLEHGYKLVSGGTDNHLVLVDLRPQGLTGKQAEEALERAGITVNKNMVPFDTQSPLVTSGIRIGTPAVTTRGLREAEIRYVADLIHEVLSNPENETVLKRVRQEVVALCERFPLYDFVSVGDPLEMTATHP from the coding sequence ATGCGAACCCCACTGCGTCTTCAGGACCCAGAGGCTTATCGGATACTGAGCCGCGAAGTGGAACGGCAAAACACGGTTTTGGAGCTCATCGCCTCCGAGAACTTCGTCAGCCGGGCCGTTTTGGAGGCCATGGGCTCGGCGCTCACGAACAAATACGCCGAGGGGCTACCCGGACGCCGGTATTACGGCGGATGCCAGTTCGTCGATGAGGCCGAACGCCTGGCTCAGGAGCGCGCCAAACAGCTCTTCGGGGCCGAATGGGTAAACGTGCAGCCCCATTCCGGAGCCCAGGCCAACGCAGCGGTCTACCTGACCTTGCTCAAACCCGGGGACGTGTTTTTGGGCCTTAACCTTGCCCACGGGGGCCATCTCACCCACGGCAGCCCCGTGAACTTCTCCGGCATCCTGTATCGGGCCGAGTACTACGGGGTGCACCCGGAGACGGGCCGCATCGACATGAACGAGGTGCGCGAGAAAGCACGCCGGATCCGTCCCAAGCTCATCTCGATCGGGGCCAGCGCCTATCCGCGCGATTTCGATTACGCGGCCTTCCGGGAAATCGCCGACGAAGTGGGCGCTTTTCTGTGGATGGATATGGCCCACACGGCGGGCCTTATCGCGGCCAAGCTGCTCAACGACCCCCTGCCGCACTGCCATGTGGTCTCCACCACGACGCACAAAACGCTGCGCGGCCCCCGAGGCGGCATGCTCCTTATGGGCCGGGACTTCGAAAACCCCTTCGGGATCGTCGCGCCCAAATCAGGTCGGCCCAAGCGCATGAGCGAGCTCTTCGATAGCTCGGTCTTTCCGGGCATCCAAGGCGGCCCGCTTATGCATGTCATCTTGGGCAAGGCCGTGGCCTTCGGCGAAGCCCTGCAACCCAGCTTCGTCGCATATGCCCGCCAGGTTATCCGCAACGCACAGGCCTTGGCCGAACGGCTTCTTGAGCACGGCTACAAGCTCGTAAGCGGGGGCACGGACAACCACCTGGTGCTCGTGGATCTGCGCCCGCAGGGCCTTACGGGCAAACAGGCTGAGGAGGCCCTGGAGCGGGCCGGCATCACGGTCAACAAGAACATGGTGCCCTTCGATACCCAAAGCCCCCTGGTGACGAGCGGCATCCGAATCGGCACTCCGGCCGTGACGACCCGAGGTCTTCGAGAGGCGGAGATTCGCTACGTAGCGGATCTCATCCACGAGGTGCTTTCCAATCCTGAAAACGAAACGGTCTTAAAGCGAGTGCGCCAAGAGGTGGTGGCGCTCTGCGAGCGGTTTCCGCTTTATGACTTCGTCTCAGTCGGAGATCCCCTAGAGATGACAGCAACCCATCCGTAA
- a CDS encoding DUF4159 domain-containing protein, translated as MRCSLLIAVWLAASGAALAQEGSIKLARLKYGGGGDWYNDPSALPNLIRFAREHTLLDLHPRPDVVEASSDNLFSYPWIFMTGHGNIRFSDEEVRRLRLYLENGGFLYADDDYGMDRAFRREIARIFPDKELLELPFDYGLFHAHFSFPKGVPKIHEHDGKPPQAFGIFHNGRLVVLYTYESNPSDGWADPEVHNNPPEKRLEALRFGVNVLIWALSNGGLYEKQKAPGR; from the coding sequence ATGCGCTGCAGCCTGCTTATAGCCGTCTGGCTAGCGGCCTCCGGAGCCGCCTTGGCCCAAGAGGGGAGCATCAAGCTGGCCCGGCTCAAGTACGGCGGGGGCGGAGATTGGTATAACGACCCGTCGGCCCTGCCCAACCTGATTCGCTTTGCCCGAGAGCATACGCTATTGGATCTGCATCCCAGACCCGACGTCGTGGAGGCTTCTAGCGATAACCTCTTCTCCTACCCGTGGATCTTCATGACCGGACACGGGAACATCCGCTTCAGCGACGAGGAGGTCCGCCGTCTGCGGCTGTACTTGGAGAACGGGGGCTTTCTGTATGCGGACGACGACTACGGCATGGATCGCGCCTTTCGGCGCGAGATCGCGCGCATCTTCCCCGATAAAGAGCTTCTGGAGCTGCCCTTCGATTATGGGCTTTTTCATGCCCACTTCTCCTTTCCGAAAGGGGTGCCGAAGATTCATGAGCACGACGGCAAACCCCCTCAGGCCTTCGGCATCTTCCACAACGGCCGCTTGGTGGTGCTCTACACGTACGAATCCAACCCCTCCGACGGCTGGGCCGATCCGGAGGTGCACAATAACCCCCCGGAGAAGCGCCTGGAGGCCCTGCGTTTCGGCGTAAACGTCCTAATTTGGGCTCTCTCCAACGGAGGGCTTTACGAAAAGCAGAAGGCTCCGGGACGATGA